AGGAGGAGTTGAGAAGGAGGGGCGTGAACCGTGGCTAAGCGCGAACCACCCGTGCCGTTGATAACCAAGACGGAGGAGGGAAGGATAGTACGCCATGATGGGCGTGCACCCGACGAGCTGAGACCCATAAGGATGGAGGTCGGTGTGCTTAGCAACGCTGATGGCTCGGCCTATGTAGAGTTTGGGAGAACCCGTGTAATAGCAGCGGTCTATGGCCCTCGCGAGGTGCACCCGAAGCACATGGCTCTCCCGGATCGCGCATTGATACGGTGCAGGTACCACATGGCGCCCTTCTCTACTGATGAGAGGAAAAGCCCGGCACCCACCCGTCGCGAGATAGAACTATCTAAGGTCATTCGCGAGGCTCTAGAGCCGGTCGTCTTCACAGAGCTTTACCCGAGGACCACGATAGACATCTTCATCGAGGTTATCGAGGCTGATGGGGGTACCAGGACAGCGGCCGTGACTGCAGCGAGTCTCGCGCTTGCCGATGCGGGCGTCCAGATGAGGGATCTCGTGGCGGGCGTGGCGGTCGGCAAGGTGCAGGGTGTGCTAGTCCTTGACATCGACCAACTTGAGGATGAGTATGGCGAGGCTGACATGCCAGTAGCTATGGCGCCAAGCCTCGGCTGGGTAACGCTCCTACAGCTTAACGGCGTGTTGAGCCGCGAGGAGTTCAAGGAGGCTATGGCGCTAGCCAGGAAGGGTATAGAGGCGATATACAAGATGCAGAGGGAGGCTCTTAGGAGGAAGTACGCCGAGGTGAAGACGGTCTAAGGGGGTGACGTGGCGTGAGCGTAACACCGTGGATGCTGCCAGTAGTCCCGAGGCTAGAGAAGGAGACGATAGAGTCTCTGCTTGAGCGCGGCGCGAGGCTAGACGGTAGGAGGCTAGACCAGATTAGAAGCATAGAGATCATACCAGGTTACGTGGGGAAAGCTGAGGGCTCGGCGCTAGTCAAGCTCGGCAACACGATGGTGCTAGCTGGCGTCAAGATGGACATAACGCAGCCATTCCCCGATACCCCTGACGAGGCCGTACTAGTGGTGCATGCAGAGTTTGTGCCGCTGGCCTCCCCGGTATTCGAGCCAGGCCCGCCCGACGAGAACGCCATCGAGCTTGCCAGGGTAGTTGATCGTGCACTTAGAGAGATACGCGCAGTGGCTCTTGACAGGCTAGTGTTGGAGCCCGGCAAGGCCGTCTGGAGGATATACGTTGATATTTACGTGTTGAACCACGATGGTAACCTTCTCGACGCTTCAATGCTAGCATCAATGGCGGCTCTCATGGCCACAAGAGTGCCCGCTGTCAGGAGGACAGGAGAGGGCTTCGCAATAGAACGTGGAAGGTACACGGGCCTACTACCGATAAACAATCGTGTAGTTACAGTGACCGTAGCCAAGATAGGCTCTAGGATGGTCGTGGATCCCTCCTTCGACGAGGAGCTTGTAGCAGATGTTAGACTAGCAGTTGCAGTGTCTGATGATAACAGGATAGCTGGGCTGCAGATGATGGGCATGGGCTACATGACCGAGAAGGAGATATCCACAGCAATAGAAATGGCGATGAGGACGGCCCCAGTGCTACTCAAGGCACTACAGGAGAAGGTAGAACCATATCGTAAGAAACTCCTCGAAGAGATAATGGAGAAGGGCGAGATAGTCGAAGCGACGATGGAAGCTAGACTAGCGGCGCCAACCAGGAGTATAGAGGAAGCAGTCGAGGACACAACCTACGATATCACGCAGACGAGTGGTATAGAGGATCAAGAGTAACGCGGTTTTCACACAATACGTGTTTTTGGCTCCTGGTAATGCACCCCGAAGCACCTAGTTCTTGACAAGCGGGATTGGGTCTGCACACGGTTGCTACCGTCCATAACCCGTCCATAACGAGCGACACATCTAACAACTACTAGGGAGTAGAGTACCTGGCGGCTCTGCGGCAACCCTTGGGGGTGAGGAGTGCTAACGCAACCGAGAGTATGAGGAGGCCCTCGATCTCCGACCCTCCCTTTGAGGTTTCACGCTTATAGCTGGGGTACCCCCTAGGGCTCGTGAGGGTGGCCAAAGAATGGCCAAGAGGACGAAGGTTGTGGGCATAGCCGGTAGATTCGGGCCACGTTATGGATCCACGCTCAGGAAGCGCTGGAAGGAGGTAATGGAGAGGAGGTATGACGCTCAGAAGAACATGCCATGCCCATTCTGCGGCACTAAGGGCCACATCAAGAGGATTAGCGTTGGTCTATGGAAGTGTGAGAAGTGTGGTGTAACCTGGGCGGGTGGCGCTTACGTCCCAAGAACGGGGCTCAACAAGTTCTTCCCAAAGATAGTAACCCGCGAGGAGTAACGCAACACGCCTCAACACACATGTGGTACACTGATTATTTTCAGTCGCTTGGGTATACGGCCGTTCTTGCGCATTCTACACCCGCCCTTGATTACCTAAGGTGATACCAAGATAGAGAAAACGAAGAACACTCGCCCCTACTGGCCGTTGCTCACCAGCCTATGTGGCTTATGTTTGACATTAACATGTATGCTGCCACTATGAGCAGTAATGACGCGAACACTATCTTTAGTGTTCTGCCTGGAGCTTTAGCGGCTAGGTTAGAGCCTATAATTCCGCCGATAGCCCCGCCAGCGGCAAACAATGCGGTTACATGTAGGTCTAGTGGTCTACCTTGTATGCTGTAGCTCAACAGCCCCGCAACACCATTGATAAATATTATGAAGAGCGATGTTCCAATGGCTTTGTGCATGTCAAGTCTGGCGCCACAAAGGAGAGCCGGGACAATTAGGAACCCGCCGCCGGCACCAAGAATCCAGAGGCAGTTCCCGCCATGAACCCAAGCAAGAGTATTCGTTTATAATCGATTCTTGTCTTAGTTGGATAGTGTTGTGAAGGACGTACTCCTGTGTTGCTCGTATGCGTGCTGCCATCTCTTCGCATTAACATTCTTACGGCAATCACTATGAGGAGTGCTGAAAACATCACTAGAAGCATTGGACCGTTCACGAACTTGTTCATATAACTACCAAGGTAGACTCCAATTAGCGATGTGCTAGCCATTACCAAACCTATCCTAAACGATATGTGGCCTGAACGTACGTAGCGGACCAAGCTTGTAAGGGATATCAGCCCGATGGCTACCAGAGATGTTCCTATAGCATGATGCGGCTTAGCCCTACAATGTAGACTAAGAGTGGTGCACCGAGTGCTGAGCCGCCGCCACCAGTCAGTCCCAGTGCGAACCCAGCGATAATTCCTGCAACAAGAGCGAATAACGCTGTATCCAACCACATCACCCTGAAATGACTGACATGTTTGCCGAGCCGTGGAGAAAGAAGATATTAAAATCTAGTCCAGATTGGCGGGCAGTCAGTACTGGTATACCCTCACCCAAGCTAAGCTAATTGAAGCGATGCGGATAAAAATGATAGTCTAGAGGGGTTAGTAGCTAGTGCGGTGTTCAAGTCTGGTAAAATATAGTTGTTTAGGGGTGTATGTTGGGAGTTTAGGATGTTTAGAATAGTGTTCTTTGTCTGCCGGATCCGCTGCTCTTCTTGCTTGTGCGTCTTCTTGATGTGGATGATCTGCGGGTGGTTGTGGTTCTCGTTGTTGTTCTTGTAGACTTTGATGTGGTTGGTAGTGTTTTTGCTGTTGCGGTTGTTCTTGATGCTTGTGTAGCGGTTGCAGCCTCTGTGGCCGTTGCCGGTTTCTCCATCCTCATGAGTAGTAGCCTCATGTGCTCGAGAACCTCGCTGGCGGCTGGCCCAGCGAGGTACTTTACCATCCTCTCGGTGAGGTTATAGCCTATTGCAAGTCTCGCGGCGTATCTCGGGTTGTACCTGAAGATTATCTGGAGGAACGGTAGTATTTCCGACCTAAACCTTCTCTTGGAGACGCTTAGGCGTGGGGCTAGGTGCGCGGCTATAGCTTCGCGCAGCTCCCTTTGCTCCTTGGTCTGTGCCATTAGCTTGATCTTCTCTGGGTATTGGAACTTGTAGCGGAACTTCCATCTACTCTTACGTCTCGCCATTGCGACGCCTGGACCGGCCATGTCAAAGACGTAGCTTAGGAGGCTCCAATCGATAGTCTTTCGTATCCTCCCGAGGTACTGGTCAGCGCGGGCAAGTGCCTCGTGTGCTCTCCACACGTCCTCCGGATCATCGTAGGCCACCGGGATGTTCTCATTTATCCACTGGAGTATTGTCTCGTAGTCTAGGTTTGCGTGGGTAACCGCTCTCTTAGCCTGCCAGGCGTACTTCGACTTGAAGAGATGGTCTAGCATCTCGTAGGGGTTGTACTCGCGGTCTCTGCTGGTGGCCAACGCTTGCACTAGCTGTACGGTAACCTCGCCGTAGCCCTCCGCAATACCCTGCAGGTCGTTGATGGCAGAGCGTAGGTCACCCTCGGCCCTCTTGGCGAGGAGTTCCAGCGCTTCCGGCTCGCAGTGTATACCTTCAAGCTTACATATCCTCGAGAGAACCTCAACAACGTAACGATCCTGGAGCCTATAGAATGGTACCATGAGTGATGCGTCGCGCAGAGGCTTCAGCTTCTGGTCCCACGGGTCATTCGCGGTCATCACGATAGGGTGTTTAGCCACCTCTATCAGGTGTAGGACAGCGTCAAGCCCGCCCTTATCGGCTGTACCGGATATACCATCAACCTCGTCAAGGAGGATTATCTTCTTGCGTCCAAAGAGGCTCATCTGGGTAGCAGCAACTCTAGCGACCCTCTCGATATCCTCCTTTCGGCGGAAATCAGAAGCGTTCATCTCGACAAGCTCGAGGTTATACTCGTGGGCAGCGGCCTCCACTAGGCTGGTCTTGCCGCAGCCAGCTGGCCCGTAGAATAGAACCGCCTTCTTCTCCGGCGGCTTGCCGGAAAGCCACTGCTTGAGCCACGGCACGAACAGCCTCTTAGCCTGCTCCTGGTCAACAACGTGCATTATGCAGCCGGGCTTAGGGTCTATACACTTAGGTCGATACTTGATCACCCAGGGTAGGTGCTCTCCAGGCACGGTGGGAAGCACCCTCTAGCCTATACCGTGAGTAGGGCGAGCTAAGCCCTTAAACGCCTCACGAGGCAGACTAGGATACCAACCGGAACACGATGGTGCTATAGAGGCGGTGTGCCCTAAGGCGCTTTAGAGTATGCCGTTTTGCAACACTGTAGAAAGAGAATGGTAGGGGCGTGTAAACAACTGTACAATATTGCCTAACTTTGATCTAGAGGTTGTGGTTTGTCTCTCCTCACTTACCCTTCAGCTTCCGTCCAAGCATTGCTAGCCATGCTAGGAACGCGTTGAGCTGTATCTCGTCGTCGGCGCCCTCCACTAACCTGAACTGTATCTCGCCGGCATAATCGGCTATAAGGACGCGGACCTCGTCGGGTAGTTTCAGCTCGGGTCCGAACACCTCCTTGTGAATCTGCTTGATGACGTCTGTCCCGCTGAGACCATAGTTTATCATGAGCTCGCGTAGCTTCTTCCTGGCATCGGTGAACCTACCGTCAAGAGCCAGTTTGATGATCTCGCGTATCTCCTTGGGGTGGGCGAGGCCGACAACCTTGTACACGGCCTCTACAGTCACCTTGCCGAGCGCGGCAGCAGCCTGGAGAATGTTGATGGCCCTTCTCATGTCACCCTCGCTTATCTCATAGATGGTCTCTAGGGCCTCCTCGTCATACTGGCATCCCTCCTGCTCGCATATCCACTTGAGCCTAGCAACTACATCCTCCTTCTTCAACGGGGTGAACCTGAATATCGCGCACCTGGACTGTATCGGCTCGATTATCTTGCTTGGATAGTTCGCGATGAGTATGAAGCGGGTCGAGGCGGTGTACATCTCCATGAGACGCCTTAGTGCTTGCTGTGCATCAGCGGTCATGTTGTCGGCCTCGTCTAGCAGCACTATCTTGAATGGGATGCCTGGGGGTGTCCTGCTCCTCGCGAACTCCTTTACCTTGGTCCTAATGGTCTCGATACCTCTCTCGTCGCTAGCGTTCAGCTCCAACATGTACTGCCGGTAGTTCTCTCCGAACAAGTCGTGTGCCAGTGCATGAGCTGCAGTGGTCTTACCGGTGCCCGGCGGCCCGACGAACAAGAGGTGCGGCATGTTCTTCTCTTCGACGAACTTCTTCAACCTCCTAACTATCTCCTCCTGGTTCACAATCTCGTCGAGTGTCTTAGGTCGATACTTCTCGGCCCACAGCAGCTCTGCAAGCTCGCTAGCCAAGAGCCAGCCCCTAGAGGGTATTCAACGGCATCAACCAGTTATAAGCGGAAGGAGGCGGTCGTGAAGCCTCTAACAACCTCAACCAGTTATGTTCAGCTTCCTAGTCAAGAGGCCTACAGCGGTGAGAGTGTCTCTCCATGCGGCTGTAGTGACGCTCATGGCGTGATCTATGTGTGCGTCTTCACAGCCCTTCTCAGCCACGAGCCTCACCTCTACAGAGGCTCTGGCTAGCTCTCTTGCAGCCTCGTCAAGATCACCGTACCTCATAGTGAAGAACCATAGTGCGGGGTCACTAGCCCGCAGAGCCTCGCCCTCATTCCTGACCCTGCGGGCTAGACCGCCAAGCAGGCTATACAGCTGGGCTAGGCTCTCGAAGCCAGGGTAGATGCCGCGGCTGCATGAGGCTAGAGCGGCTCGCCCTCTGCGAAGCACATACTCTCTCCACTTGAGCGTATAGAGGTACTCGAGGAGTATCCTCTGTAGTCTATCCATGTGCCTCGGCCTCTGCAGGGTGGGATAGGCGTGTAACCTAGGTTAATCGGGTTACCGGCGTATTAAATGTGAGTGCTACCCTGCTTGGCCTACAGTGGCTTATTCAGCGTTTTAACCCATGTTGATGATGCCCAGTATGGTGACGATTCTGCGGGACTTCGTTATAGGCCTCATGCAGGCTCCGGCTGGCGATGTTGAGAGCCTCTCTAGGCTATGGAAAGGCGTTGGTAGTGCTGGGCTCGTGGTGCTGCCAGAGTATTCTAACGCTGTGCCAGGCGAAGATGGAGGCGTGGAAGCGGCTGAATGGCTGAGTGTGCTCTCGTCGCTTGCCCGAGAGAGGGGTGTTCACATACTAGCTGGTGTGCTCGAGGAGAATGGCAATTGTCGCTATAGTAGCGTTGTGCACGTGAAGCCTGATGGCTCGTGGAGCGTGGTGCATAGGAAATACATGTTGTTCCGTGCGCTTGGCGTCGACGAGTCCAGGCACCTGTGTCGCGGTAGGAACCCGCCTCCCGTGCTAGACCTCGGGTTCGCAAGAATAGGGGTAATCGTGTGTTACGAGATGCGTTTCCCCGAGTTGGTCCGAAACCTAGCGCTAAGAGGAGCCGAGATTATCGTGGTGCCTAGTGCGTGGTACCCAGGGCCTCTCAAGGAGGATCACTTTGTCACGCTAGCTAGGTGTAGAGCTCTGGATAACACGGTGTACGTCGCGGCTGTTAACCAGCCTGCCCCGAGGTTCACCGGTCGGAGCCTCTTAGTCACTCCGTGGGGTGTGACACGTGTACAACTAGGAACGGGCCCCGAGTATATCGAGGTGCGAGTGGAGGGGAGCGTGCTCCGCGAGGCTAGAGAACGGCTACCGGTTCTGCGTGACGCTCTCGAGCTAGCAGATTCTACGACGCGTAGGGTGTGAGGCTACATAGTTACCTCTTGCACGCCTCCAGGAAGTTCTGGAACAGCTTGTGTCCATGCTGCGTGTGCTGCACCTCCGGGTGGAAC
The Pyrolobus fumarii 1A DNA segment above includes these coding regions:
- the rrp41 gene encoding exosome complex exonuclease Rrp41; this translates as MAKREPPVPLITKTEEGRIVRHDGRAPDELRPIRMEVGVLSNADGSAYVEFGRTRVIAAVYGPREVHPKHMALPDRALIRCRYHMAPFSTDERKSPAPTRREIELSKVIREALEPVVFTELYPRTTIDIFIEVIEADGGTRTAAVTAASLALADAGVQMRDLVAGVAVGKVQGVLVLDIDQLEDEYGEADMPVAMAPSLGWVTLLQLNGVLSREEFKEAMALARKGIEAIYKMQREALRRKYAEVKTV
- the rrp42 gene encoding exosome complex protein Rrp42 produces the protein MSVTPWMLPVVPRLEKETIESLLERGARLDGRRLDQIRSIEIIPGYVGKAEGSALVKLGNTMVLAGVKMDITQPFPDTPDEAVLVVHAEFVPLASPVFEPGPPDENAIELARVVDRALREIRAVALDRLVLEPGKAVWRIYVDIYVLNHDGNLLDASMLASMAALMATRVPAVRRTGEGFAIERGRYTGLLPINNRVVTVTVAKIGSRMVVDPSFDEELVADVRLAVAVSDDNRIAGLQMMGMGYMTEKEISTAIEMAMRTAPVLLKALQEKVEPYRKKLLEEIMEKGEIVEATMEARLAAPTRSIEEAVEDTTYDITQTSGIEDQE
- a CDS encoding 50S ribosomal protein L37ae codes for the protein MAKRTKVVGIAGRFGPRYGSTLRKRWKEVMERRYDAQKNMPCPFCGTKGHIKRISVGLWKCEKCGVTWAGGAYVPRTGLNKFFPKIVTREE
- a CDS encoding replication factor C large subunit, which produces MPGEHLPWVIKYRPKCIDPKPGCIMHVVDQEQAKRLFVPWLKQWLSGKPPEKKAVLFYGPAGCGKTSLVEAAAHEYNLELVEMNASDFRRKEDIERVARVAATQMSLFGRKKIILLDEVDGISGTADKGGLDAVLHLIEVAKHPIVMTANDPWDQKLKPLRDASLMVPFYRLQDRYVVEVLSRICKLEGIHCEPEALELLAKRAEGDLRSAINDLQGIAEGYGEVTVQLVQALATSRDREYNPYEMLDHLFKSKYAWQAKRAVTHANLDYETILQWINENIPVAYDDPEDVWRAHEALARADQYLGRIRKTIDWSLLSYVFDMAGPGVAMARRKSRWKFRYKFQYPEKIKLMAQTKEQRELREAIAAHLAPRLSVSKRRFRSEILPFLQIIFRYNPRYAARLAIGYNLTERMVKYLAGPAASEVLEHMRLLLMRMEKPATATEAATATQASRTTATAKTLPTTSKSTRTTTRTTTTRRSSTSRRRTSKKSSGSGRQRTLF
- a CDS encoding replication factor C small subunit, which produces MASELAELLWAEKYRPKTLDEIVNQEEIVRRLKKFVEEKNMPHLLFVGPPGTGKTTAAHALAHDLFGENYRQYMLELNASDERGIETIRTKVKEFARSRTPPGIPFKIVLLDEADNMTADAQQALRRLMEMYTASTRFILIANYPSKIIEPIQSRCAIFRFTPLKKEDVVARLKWICEQEGCQYDEEALETIYEISEGDMRRAINILQAAAALGKVTVEAVYKVVGLAHPKEIREIIKLALDGRFTDARKKLRELMINYGLSGTDVIKQIHKEVFGPELKLPDEVRVLIADYAGEIQFRLVEGADDEIQLNAFLAWLAMLGRKLKGK
- a CDS encoding nitrilase-related carbon-nitrogen hydrolase — its product is MVTILRDFVIGLMQAPAGDVESLSRLWKGVGSAGLVVLPEYSNAVPGEDGGVEAAEWLSVLSSLARERGVHILAGVLEENGNCRYSSVVHVKPDGSWSVVHRKYMLFRALGVDESRHLCRGRNPPPVLDLGFARIGVIVCYEMRFPELVRNLALRGAEIIVVPSAWYPGPLKEDHFVTLARCRALDNTVYVAAVNQPAPRFTGRSLLVTPWGVTRVQLGTGPEYIEVRVEGSVLREARERLPVLRDALELADSTTRRV